The Nicotiana tomentosiformis chromosome 9, ASM39032v3, whole genome shotgun sequence genome contains the following window.
tggggtaatagtcagcccttaagcctgtttgcatagtagatcacgaaatagaggaatatttctaggatataagatatcgataaagaagaaatttctctttataagtcattatacatgtgttcatgttttgtgccagggctcgggCATGactcgtttgaccatttggcccttaaaATCTTTCCTATCGAGACCTTGTTGCCATGAAGTAACAAAGTAACTTTCTTGCACCGAACTTGATGGACATCGTCGTTAatatattcgagggtaatgccccccagtattcgaggttgattgtaaggaggtctcggatactgttgaattgttccaagttagcacgatcaatggttgcctcattaaaaaccttgccaaaaaatctATTTGGGAGAAAATCGGTctataagggaaaaagagtgcaatgtgtgctttcaggcctaaaggtcCCGAGTCGAATAATCCATCCATGTTTCTGGTCGATCACCTGCGAGGGTTAATTTcaaaatacaaatgaacatgggaTGGTCGTACCTAAGcaatagtatcgttttaggtgtgatacgttccaattgctcggtagttgtttgccgtttatcacgCCGAGCTTGTGGAACCCCTTTAtgacgatttcgagaacctgatatggccCTTTCCAATTCGGCCCAATTTcacttcattcggatttcgggtgttgagggtgacttttctcagtaccaagtccccgattttgaaatattgaagattggttcttcgattgtagtatctttcgatccgctatttttgggcagccaatcggacgagagaggcctctcgtctttcgtccaataattccaGGCTCATGTTCATAGTCTCGTTAttcgattcctttgttgcatatcgaaacctgatgctaggttctccaacCTCGACCGAGATCAAAATTTCAGCGCCATAGACTAACGAGAATGGCATttctccggtactggatttcgatgttgtgcgatatgcccataggacctcgggcagtatttctctccattttcatTTGGCgccggtcaatctcttcttaaaattctggatgatggttttgttggtcgattcggcttatCCATTTTCGCTGGGATGGTAcggtgttgataggattcttttgatcttatgatcctcgagaaatttagttactttgctgccaatgaattattttccattttcacatacaatctcggttggcaccccgaatcgacatatgatgtggtcccaaatgaattctatcacttctttttctctgactttctcgaaagcatgtgcttcaaccaatttagaaaaataatcagtcattaACAagataaattgagctttacctgggCCGATGGGAGAGGGCCGACAATgttcatcccccatttcatgaaaggccatggagatagggtcgaatgtagtagctccccgggttgatgaatcatgggcgcatgtctttggcatttgtcgcattttcgaacgaactcctttgcatctttgctcATATTGGTCCAATAATACCTTGCTCTGATCGCTTTCAAAACCAGCAAATCGGCACCagaatggtttccacaagtgcccttgtGAATTTCCCATagtatgtaatcggtatctcctagTCCCagacatattgccaatggtccatcgaaagTCCTTCTGAATAGCTGACCCCGTTTTGTgcgtgacttcttggggtggactggaCTCGAGTTtggtcggtgcctgggtttggctctgcaattgggctattgctacttgttgagcttgcaacatttcaaaaatcatacgcaagcggATTCCGTTTTCCTCAGCGTTTTGGGTAGTTCGAGCTACaaatcgagttccaccatgaatgttttTTTCAGCGTCGGAGCGTTGGTTTGCCTCGATGGccgcatgtgaattaacgtctattggttcttcgacccgagctccaacgggatcgacgagtggccttccacccccgggggttaagttgttgttctcatcttgaaggccaacttcgttgtcgataggtagggccattagtcgagaattcgtcgttttcaacctgaaattcaaagacacttccaagagaaAGTGTAAAATAGTATGTTTTATAGAGATTtataccaaataaccactattattcttatccccacgatgggcgccaaactgtttacccgaaaaacggatagagttgaatttatatgtagttctaaggatacgtggtataactttaGTATGAATcggaaaagtaagtagaaatatatcgaatattgactgtataaaggaatgaaatacaaaccaaattgaatagagaatgatttataaacaagcaagatgaatcgaTGTCCTAgctcaaaaaaggataatctcaacTATGTCAATGTAATAATCCTATAGATGTATCAATGTTTTCTCTGGATGTTCATGTGTGTCTGCCTTATAGAAAATAATACCCACTCTTCATATAGTGAAAGAATCCTACTTTTGATATagtaaaaaatacatagtggggatctcatgatagattagttGATAAGCTTTTCCTTAATTTCCATCGAGATTCTCTCCCTGGTGTGGCTACAATGACtctttgtctcttagctcgatcttgatcggtcttgTTATCGGTCGATCTCccgatctcgagctcgatattgactcgagctcggtattggttggTCTCTGGTTCTTGAGTTCGGTAAAACTGCTTCATGtcatagctcgatattgacttgatGCTCGGTATTGAATCGAACTCTGTGTCTTGAGCCCGATAACCTGGCTTTACCTCTGATCTCGAAGTTACAATGATGACCCTCGGTTCATCATGTTCCAATCCCGACTATCCACACGAAGGGCAACTCGGATTTGACCATATACAATTCTATTCTTTTAGCTTTTTGAGATGCAAATTTATTAATTATCTTTTTATAATCGATTTTCTCTAATAGTTTCTTTTCAATTGATAATAGCCGACTCATTTAATCTTTCTTGAGATATTGTTGATCTCATATAAGAGTTTATATAGCAATAGAAGTATAGAACTATTGTAAGATTAAAAATATTGTTGAACACTTGAACTAATCAAATCTAAAAAGAAGAAGATGGGTAATGAAATCTTGGAGAAAGAAGGTGAGTAAGAATATTAAAAAGAAAGATATAAAATATGTAGGGGTTTCTGAAATATGAAGAGATTGGCGAAAAGAAAGATTGACTTGGGCAAATTAAGAAAGGGAGAGTAAAAATTTGGCACGTTACCTACATGGGCGGATTTAGGGGGCGGAAGAGTGCTCACCCGAAcccccttcgccgaaaaattttattatatatataaggcaaaatttatttttttacctctatatattatgttttgatTCCCGTTGACACGTTTCAAAAGCATAGTTTAgtggtcaagggggttcaaaaccTTTATAAGGTAATGTTCTATTCCCACTAGCTACAACAtttctaacttttttttttttgaattcccTTGACACGTTCCAAAAGCGTAGATTAgtggtcaagggggttcaaaaccTTTATAAGGTAATGTTCTATTCCCACTAGCTACAATATTTCTAACCTTTTTTTTTGAATCCTCTTGGCAGTAATCCTGCCTTCGTCACTAGTTACCTAATGAAGGAataaaaagtgaaaaattaaagcGTTAGGGAAAACTATTCATCTATCCATTTTTAAATAAGTtaaattattactttatttatatatcTAAAGAGCTTTCTTTCCATTAATattaaaaactttatttttatattaaaaatactaaatattattttttaaatacctataaaACATAtaatcattttttaaaaataggTTCCGAAATTTGGGTACCTAAGCCACAAGCCTTACTACTGAAAACATTAAAGCCGGCACTGTACTCATGTATGTTCTTATGATTGCAGTCGCTTCTGCAAAGAAGCATACACCAATTCCCTACATCTAAAGGTTAGTGAGATGAAACGGTAAGTACTACGTTATAGTTTACTCTTAACGAGTGATCTTGGGTTCCAACCTTGGGAAAAAGTCGCAATCGGCTGGAGCGTTTCACtcttaaaataattttttggtaCGAATTCGAATTAATGCATTCATACTCATATCAAAGCAAGCTAATTATATGGTACCACGTGCCATCTTCTAACTAGAAATCCTAAACAAATTCAAAATCTTTTCTCTAGTTGATCAATGCTTTCTTGAAAAAAAATAGTTTGGTTTACTAAATTCTCGCTATGCGCGGGTTCAGAAAAGGATCGGAtcacaagggtctatcgtacgcagttttaccctgcatttctgtaaGAGACTATTTTCACGGTTCGAATCCGTTAACTCTTGATAAAATGACAGCAACTTTACCAATTACGTCAAGGCTCCCTTCCCAttttgagaaaaagaaaagagtatAATAAGTTCCAAGCAAGCTAATTATATGGTACATTTCCTCAACATGAGCATCACACTAATCACCAGTACTGAGCGTTTTTTGCAGCTCAGATAGCACAAAGTACATAATGTTAAACTAAAGTCGAAAGTCCTAACACGACCTTATAGAGACTTACAAAATTATTTAACCGgaaatcttcttttttttttttttgggcaatACAGTGTATAAAGTATCTTGCGTTCGATCAGGAGGGCCGCTCCTCAAGGTGTGTAATGTAGACAACCTACTGATTCTACGACTCAAACCCGTGACCGTCACATTGAAACAACTTTATCGTTGCTCCAAGGCATGGATATCATGGTCGGATAAACCTTCTTTGGTTCCCCACCGGCAACAAGTTGTAAAGAAGCACTTAGAAAAAGGACTGAAAAGAGTACTAGAAGTTGAAGAAATTTTCTTGAAGATGATTTAATAAAAAGCTGGAGTAGTAGCCATAGTTTGCAGGCAATTAGGAGTAGTAATGGTTTTGTTGTAAGTTGTAGTATTGATGAATTGGCCataaaaatcatccaaattccaTAATCCATCCCACATAATATCTTCATTAGAGGAAGGCTCAGGCACTGATACTGAAGAGCAACTATTGAGCATAGAGTAGAAGAAGCCAACTTGATTTTGTTGATCAACTGTTCTTGGGTACAAAATTGTCATTTCTTGTTTTGCTTGAGGCATAGTTGGGACTTTATTCTCATTCGGATCGAATAACGACATCACTTTTTTTATATCGATTTGATTgttgatttgttgttgttgttgcagctGTTGCTGTTGTAGGAAGTGTTGTTTTTTCCAGAGACGAGCTCTTGATTTTTCAGAGTTAGCGCACGAGTTCTTGGTCTTTTTCTTAAAATGTGTCCTCCAATAGTTCTTGATCTCGTTATCAGTTCTCCCTGGCAAGCTTCGAGCAATAGTTGACCATCTGTATTAAGTTTAATGAAGATTATTTTGTCAAATACTAAGCTTAATTAATATGATAAAAAAGAATTTTCAGGattaattaagcaattaatcacctGTTGCCCCATTTAGCATGAAGCTCAAGAATGATCCTCTCTTCGTGTGGGGTTATTTGCCCCCTCTTTAGGTCTGGCCTCAAGTAATTTACCCATCTCAACCTACAACTTTTTCCATTTCTTTTCAACCCTACAAAAATCAAATAACCAAAAATAATAAAACCACTTAATCAAAAGAAATAACACTGTTATTTTGCTTCGATTCTCCAAAAATATTTCTTCGCCCGTATCCGATTCTCAAAAAATGCATGTTTCCTAGtagttattttttttgtttagttTAACCATCCGATATTCCGAACTCACCAACCCAATTAATTCAGATT
Protein-coding sequences here:
- the LOC104086481 gene encoding myb-related protein 305, translated to MLCEIMSSEQMGNWGILEEGWRKGPWTAEEDKLLIEYVKSHGEGRWNSVARLTGLKRNGKSCRLRWVNYLRPDLKRGQITPHEERIILELHAKWGNRWSTIARSLPGRTDNEIKNYWRTHFKKKTKNSCANSEKSRARLWKKQHFLQQQQLQQQQQINNQIDIKKVMSLFDPNENKVPTMPQAKQEMTILYPRTVDQQNQVGFFYSMLNSCSSVSVPEPSSNEDIMWDGLWNLDDFYGQFINTTTYNKTITTPNCLQTMATTPAFY